Proteins from one Muntiacus reevesi chromosome X, mMunRee1.1, whole genome shotgun sequence genomic window:
- the PRRG3 gene encoding transmembrane gamma-carboxyglutamic acid protein 3 isoform X2, which translates to MAVFLEAKNAHSVLKRFPRANEFLEELRQGTIERECMEEMEFWKGYPNAVYSVRDPAQSSDAMYVVVPLLGVALLIVIALFIIWRCQLQKATRHHPSYAQNRYLASRAGHSLPRVMVYRGTVHSQGEASGHRETGSHPQVVLGPSRGCRTTVRLESTLYLPELSLSRLSSATPPPSYEEVTAPQESSSEEASVSYSDPPPKYEEIVAANPGSDK; encoded by the exons ATGGCAG TgtttctggaggccaagaatgcCCATTCGGTTCTGAAACGCTTCCCTCGTGCCAATGAGTTCCTGGAGGAGCTGCGCCAGGGCACCATCGAGCGGGAGTGCATGGAAGAG ATGGAGTTCTGGAAGGGGTACCCGAATGCGGTCTACTCAGTCCGAGACCCTGCACAGAGCTCAGATGCCATGTACGTGGTGGTGCCCCTTCTGGGGGTGGCGCTGCTGATCGTCATCGCCTTGTTCATCATCTGGAGGTGCCAGCTGCAGAAGGCCACCCGTCATCACCCCTCATATGCTCAGAACCGGTACCTAGCGAGTCGCGCAGGGCACAGCCTTCCCCGGGTCATGGTGTACCGGGGCACGGTGCACAGCCAGGGAGAGGCCTCTGGGCATCGGGAGACAGGGAGCCACCCACAGGTGGTGCTGGGGCCCAGTCGGGGGTGCAGAACCACCGTCCGGCTCGAGAGCACCCTCTACCTTCCCGAGCTGTCTCTCTCCAGACTGTCCAGCGCCACCCCTCCCCCGTCCTATGAGGAGGTGACAGCTCCCCAGGAGAGCAGCAGTGAGGAGGCAAGCGTGTCTTACAGTGACCCACCCCCGAAGTATGAGGAGATCGTGGCGGCCAACCCTGGCTCAGACAAGTAG
- the PRRG3 gene encoding transmembrane gamma-carboxyglutamic acid protein 3 isoform X1: MAVFLEAKNAHSVLKRFPRANEFLEELRQGTIERECMEEVCSYEEVKEVFEDKEKTMEFWKGYPNAVYSVRDPAQSSDAMYVVVPLLGVALLIVIALFIIWRCQLQKATRHHPSYAQNRYLASRAGHSLPRVMVYRGTVHSQGEASGHRETGSHPQVVLGPSRGCRTTVRLESTLYLPELSLSRLSSATPPPSYEEVTAPQESSSEEASVSYSDPPPKYEEIVAANPGSDK, translated from the exons ATGGCAG TgtttctggaggccaagaatgcCCATTCGGTTCTGAAACGCTTCCCTCGTGCCAATGAGTTCCTGGAGGAGCTGCGCCAGGGCACCATCGAGCGGGAGTGCATGGAAGAGGTCTGCAGCTACGAGGAGGTCAAGGAGGTTTTCGAGGACAAGGAGAAAACG ATGGAGTTCTGGAAGGGGTACCCGAATGCGGTCTACTCAGTCCGAGACCCTGCACAGAGCTCAGATGCCATGTACGTGGTGGTGCCCCTTCTGGGGGTGGCGCTGCTGATCGTCATCGCCTTGTTCATCATCTGGAGGTGCCAGCTGCAGAAGGCCACCCGTCATCACCCCTCATATGCTCAGAACCGGTACCTAGCGAGTCGCGCAGGGCACAGCCTTCCCCGGGTCATGGTGTACCGGGGCACGGTGCACAGCCAGGGAGAGGCCTCTGGGCATCGGGAGACAGGGAGCCACCCACAGGTGGTGCTGGGGCCCAGTCGGGGGTGCAGAACCACCGTCCGGCTCGAGAGCACCCTCTACCTTCCCGAGCTGTCTCTCTCCAGACTGTCCAGCGCCACCCCTCCCCCGTCCTATGAGGAGGTGACAGCTCCCCAGGAGAGCAGCAGTGAGGAGGCAAGCGTGTCTTACAGTGACCCACCCCCGAAGTATGAGGAGATCGTGGCGGCCAACCCTGGCTCAGACAAGTAG